The Streptomyces capitiformicae genome contains the following window.
TGCCGATGACGACCTTCTGCTGGTTGCCGCCGGAGAGGGTGCGCACATGCTGGTGCAGCCCGGCCATGCGGACCCCGAGCTGTTCGGCGACCCGGGCCGCGTTCGCCCGCTGCCCCCTGAGGTCCACGAACCCGCCCTTGGTGGCGCCCCGCAGGGTGACCAGTCCGAGGTTCTCCTCGACGGAGGCGTCGAGCACCAGCCCCTGGCCCTTGCGGTCCTCGGGGACGAGCCCGATCCCGGCGGCCATCGCCGCGTTGACGTCGTCCTTGCGGACCGGGGCGCCGGCGACCTTCACGGCCCCCTTGTCGTACGGATCGGCGCCGAACACGGCCCGCACGACCTCCGTACGACCGGCCCCGACGAGCCCCGCGATACCGACGACCTCACCGGCCCGCACCTCGAAGCTCACATCATGGAAGACACCGTCCCTGGTGAGCCCCTCGACGACGAGCAACGCCTCCCCGGCGTCGGGCTGCTGCCGCGGGTACTGCTGGTCGATCGAGCGCCCCGCCATGAGCCGTACGAGCTCGTCCTCGGGCGTGGCGGCGGGCACCTGCCCGACACTCTTCCCGTCCCGGATGACGGTGACCCGATCCCCCAGGGCGGCGATCTCCTCCAGGTGATGCGTGATGAACACGATCCCGACGCCGTCCTCGCGCAGCCTGCGCACGATCGCGAAGAGCTTCTCGACCTCCTCGGTCGTCAGCACGGCGGTCGGCTCGTCCATGATCAACACACGTGCGTCGAGGCTGAGTGCCTTGGCGATCTCGACCATCTGAAGCCGGGCGATCCCGAGTTCACGCACACGCGCGCGTGGAGACACGTTCACACCGACGCGTTCGAGGAGTCCGGCGGCCTCGGTCTCCATCCGCTTCCGGTCGATCATCCCGAAGCGACGCGGCTGTCGTCCGAGGAAGATGTTCTCCGCGACCGTCAGATCGGGTACGAGGTTGAACTCCTGGTAGATGGTGGCGATCCCGAGGCGCTCGGAGTCCTGCGCGCCATGGATGGTCACTTCCCGGTCCTCGACGAAGACGCGCCCGGCGTCGGGCCGATAGGCACCGGAGAGCATCTTGATGAGGGTGCTCTTGCCCGCGCCGTTCTCACCGAGCAGTACGTGCACCTCGCCCCGGCGCAGATCGAAGTCGACGCCGTCCAGCGCGACCACACCGGGGAAGGTCTTCCGTATGCCTTCGATGCGCAGCAACTCGTCCGAATTGCTCACGAATGGCTCCTGTTCGTTACGGGGGACGGCTCTGAGGAAGCCGGTGGCTCGCCGCACGAGTGGCGTACGACAAGACGGGCGGGGAGGGTGACGGACTGCGGGGGCCGCCCCTCGATGCGGTCGACGAGCGCCCGTACGGCGGCTCGCCCCAGCTCACCGGTCGGCTGGGCGATCGCGGTGATCGGCGGGTCGGTGTGCACGAACCAGGGGATGTCGTCGAACGCGGCCAGTGCGATGTCGTCCGGAACGCGCATCCCGCGCGCGCGGATGGCGTCCAGCGCGCCCAGCGCCATCAGGTTGTCGGCCGCGAACACGACCTCGGGCGGCTCGGCCAGGTCGAGAAAGCCTTCGGTCACCCGACGCCCGCTCTCGGCCTGGAAATCGCCCTGCCCTGTGTAGGCCTCCGGGAGGGGGATCCCGTACTCGGCGAGGGCCGCCCGGAAGGCCTCGACACGCTCACTGCCGGTCGTGGTGGCGGCGGGCCCCGCGATGATCGCGAGCCGCCGGTGCCCGAGCC
Protein-coding sequences here:
- a CDS encoding sugar ABC transporter ATP-binding protein encodes the protein MSNSDELLRIEGIRKTFPGVVALDGVDFDLRRGEVHVLLGENGAGKSTLIKMLSGAYRPDAGRVFVEDREVTIHGAQDSERLGIATIYQEFNLVPDLTVAENIFLGRQPRRFGMIDRKRMETEAAGLLERVGVNVSPRARVRELGIARLQMVEIAKALSLDARVLIMDEPTAVLTTEEVEKLFAIVRRLREDGVGIVFITHHLEEIAALGDRVTVIRDGKSVGQVPAATPEDELVRLMAGRSIDQQYPRQQPDAGEALLVVEGLTRDGVFHDVSFEVRAGEVVGIAGLVGAGRTEVVRAVFGADPYDKGAVKVAGAPVRKDDVNAAMAAGIGLVPEDRKGQGLVLDASVEENLGLVTLRGATKGGFVDLRGQRANAARVAEQLGVRMAGLHQHVRTLSGGNQQKVVIGKWLLAETKVLILDEPTRGIDVGAKVEIYELINELTAAGAAVLMISSDLPEVLGMSDRVLVMAQGRIAGELPAAEATQDAVMALAVSNPTTLTSETEASRGR
- a CDS encoding LacI family DNA-binding transcriptional regulator — protein: MAGIKDVAAEARVSVATVSRVLNDHPSVSAEARARVLAAVEALGYRPNAVARSLRTDQTHTLGLVISDVMNPYFTELARSVEEEARALGYSVIIGNADERPELQDHHVRNLLDRRIDGLLVSPTDGGSPLMLDAARSGTPMVFVDRWIPGVDVPVVRADGRGAIRDLMAHLHGLGHRRLAIIAGPAATTTGSERVEAFRAALAEYGIPLPEAYTGQGDFQAESGRRVTEGFLDLAEPPEVVFAADNLMALGALDAIRARGMRVPDDIALAAFDDIPWFVHTDPPITAIAQPTGELGRAAVRALVDRIEGRPPQSVTLPARLVVRHSCGEPPASSEPSPVTNRSHS